A stretch of the Comamonas testosteroni TK102 genome encodes the following:
- a CDS encoding DUF3334 family protein, whose translation MSQPNAPIVHGTEDVLIALCNSVSRVLQVATQCPIQYSGMVQRITKTSLKPDIGCFVLIDGGFSALIIINFSADAAMELYRSYLLSMGMAESDLANSYTSDDVSNVMGELMNQVVGDFTSKVQRELQTHIAQSQPKMIRLNKQVNLSVDANLDAPEARRVTFYTGNNNIFYLEMAVDHMEFIKIKDFEAQEKPDPDLVMAQAREAQSVQAPAAAASSDTDDLLKSLGL comes from the coding sequence ATGAGCCAACCCAACGCCCCCATCGTCCACGGCACCGAAGATGTGCTGATTGCCCTGTGCAACTCCGTCTCACGCGTGCTGCAGGTGGCCACCCAGTGCCCGATCCAGTATTCGGGCATGGTGCAACGCATCACCAAGACCAGCCTCAAACCCGACATCGGCTGCTTTGTGCTGATCGATGGCGGCTTTTCGGCGCTCATCATCATCAATTTCTCGGCCGATGCGGCCATGGAGCTCTACCGCAGCTATCTGCTGTCCATGGGCATGGCCGAGAGTGATCTGGCCAATTCCTATACCTCGGATGACGTGAGCAACGTCATGGGCGAGCTGATGAACCAGGTCGTGGGCGACTTCACCAGCAAGGTGCAGCGCGAGCTGCAAACCCATATCGCGCAAAGCCAGCCCAAGATGATCCGCCTGAACAAGCAGGTCAATCTGAGCGTAGATGCCAACCTCGATGCCCCCGAAGCCCGCCGCGTGACCTTCTACACGGGCAACAACAACATCTTCTATCTGGAGATGGCGGTGGATCACATGGAGTTCATCAAGATCAAGGACTTCGAAGCCCAGGAGAAGCCGGACCCCGATCTGGTCATGGCTCAGGCCCGTGAAGCCCAATCGGTTCAGGCGCCGGCTGCTGCAGCCTCCAGCGACACCGACGATCTGCTCAAGTCC
- the proX gene encoding glycine betaine/L-proline ABC transporter substrate-binding protein ProX — protein sequence MHSNKPAHSPFPNLQYQYRCLAAIALLSFGAAAAQAQTNAGDLPGKGVSVQPLKGTVDEEMFQTLLVSRALQKLGYRVQPVKSLENGTQHVAVAQGDATFTATHWMPLHRAFYESNGADKAFYRAGTYSRNAVQGYLIDKATAEKYHITSITQLKDPKLAALFDTDGDGKADLTGCNPGWGCELAINKHLKGLDLESSITHRQGNYQALIADTITRYKNGKPILYYVWTPFWVNTVLRPGKEVSWLEVPNVPGAQGEDQTQLPNGKNYGFKLNQQYILANKAWAEKNPAAAKLFAVMQLPIEDINAQNMRMRQGESSEADVGRHVDGWIKAHQQTFDGWLEQARAAAK from the coding sequence ATGCACAGCAACAAGCCCGCACATTCGCCTTTTCCAAACCTGCAGTACCAATACCGCTGTCTGGCTGCCATCGCCTTGCTGAGCTTTGGCGCCGCTGCCGCACAAGCGCAGACGAACGCTGGCGACCTGCCCGGCAAAGGCGTCTCGGTGCAGCCGCTCAAGGGCACGGTGGATGAGGAAATGTTCCAGACCCTGCTGGTTTCGCGCGCTTTGCAGAAGCTGGGCTACCGGGTACAGCCCGTCAAGAGTCTGGAAAACGGCACCCAGCATGTGGCTGTGGCACAGGGCGACGCCACCTTTACCGCCACTCACTGGATGCCGTTGCACCGTGCCTTCTATGAAAGCAATGGCGCAGACAAGGCCTTCTATCGCGCCGGCACCTATTCGCGCAATGCGGTGCAAGGCTATCTGATCGACAAGGCCACGGCCGAGAAGTACCACATCACCAGCATCACGCAACTCAAGGACCCGAAGCTGGCAGCGCTGTTCGACACAGATGGCGACGGCAAGGCCGATCTGACGGGCTGCAACCCGGGCTGGGGCTGCGAGCTGGCCATCAACAAACATCTCAAGGGACTGGATCTGGAGTCCAGCATCACCCACAGGCAAGGCAACTACCAGGCCTTGATTGCAGACACCATCACCCGCTACAAAAACGGCAAGCCCATTCTGTATTACGTCTGGACCCCGTTCTGGGTGAACACCGTGCTGCGCCCTGGCAAGGAGGTAAGCTGGCTGGAGGTACCCAATGTCCCTGGTGCCCAGGGTGAAGACCAGACCCAGCTACCCAATGGCAAGAACTACGGCTTCAAGCTCAATCAGCAATACATCCTGGCCAACAAGGCATGGGCCGAGAAAAATCCGGCGGCAGCCAAGCTGTTTGCAGTGATGCAGCTGCCTATCGAGGACATCAACGCCCAGAACATGCGCATGCGCCAGGGCGAGAGCAGCGAGGCCGATGTCGGCCGCCATGTGGATGGTTGGATCAAGGCCCATCAGCAGACTTTTGACGGTTGGCTGGAGCAGGCGCGCGCCGCTGCCAAATAA
- the proX gene encoding glycine betaine/L-proline ABC transporter substrate-binding protein ProX translates to MSKSVQTPTPIQHTRRQLLLGTAGAAALGLGQSSSWATGQNAPGNALPGQGITVLPVKSALAEENFQTLLVMKALQQLGYTVKPWEELDYPLIHVAVANGDASFMANHWNPHHAEFYQQAGGDAKLSRKGVYAAGAAQGYMIDKKTADKHQITHLDQLKDPGLAALFDIDGDGKANLIGPNAGWGGEAVVAHQIKAFGLENTVSYTQGNYPALIADTLARFKAGKPVLYYAWTPYWLSNVLRPGQEVVWLQVSRSSMPGVQAGTDTKLPNGRNYGFPLNNEYIVANKLWVEQNPAAGKLFEIMQIPINDISRQNQLLRDGESKPTDIQRHVDAWIKAHQKTFDTWIAQAKAAALKS, encoded by the coding sequence ATGAGCAAGTCTGTGCAGACCCCGACCCCAATCCAACACACCAGGCGCCAGCTGCTGCTGGGTACTGCCGGCGCTGCAGCGCTGGGTCTGGGTCAGTCATCTAGCTGGGCGACCGGCCAGAATGCGCCTGGCAATGCGCTTCCTGGCCAAGGCATCACGGTGCTGCCCGTCAAGAGCGCTCTGGCTGAGGAGAACTTCCAGACGCTGCTGGTGATGAAGGCGCTGCAGCAGCTGGGCTACACCGTCAAGCCCTGGGAAGAGCTGGACTACCCGTTGATCCATGTGGCAGTGGCCAATGGCGACGCCAGCTTCATGGCCAACCACTGGAACCCGCACCATGCCGAGTTCTACCAGCAGGCAGGGGGCGACGCCAAGCTCTCGCGCAAGGGCGTGTATGCAGCCGGTGCCGCGCAGGGCTACATGATCGACAAGAAGACGGCTGACAAACACCAAATCACCCATCTCGACCAGCTCAAAGATCCCGGACTGGCGGCCCTGTTCGATATCGACGGCGACGGCAAGGCCAATCTGATCGGTCCCAACGCCGGCTGGGGCGGCGAGGCCGTGGTGGCCCATCAGATCAAGGCCTTCGGTCTTGAAAACACCGTCAGCTACACCCAGGGAAACTATCCGGCCCTGATTGCCGACACGCTGGCGCGCTTCAAGGCCGGCAAGCCCGTGCTGTACTACGCATGGACGCCCTACTGGCTCAGCAATGTGCTGCGCCCGGGCCAGGAAGTGGTGTGGCTGCAGGTGTCGCGCTCTTCCATGCCCGGTGTGCAGGCCGGCACCGACACCAAGCTGCCCAATGGCCGCAACTACGGCTTTCCGCTCAACAACGAGTACATCGTGGCCAACAAGCTCTGGGTCGAACAGAACCCGGCCGCCGGCAAGCTGTTCGAGATCATGCAGATTCCCATCAACGATATCAGCCGCCAGAACCAGCTGCTGCGCGATGGGGAAAGCAAGCCCACCGATATCCAGCGCCATGTGGATGCGTGGATCAAGGCCCACCAGAAGACTTTTGACACCTGGATTGCCCAGGCCAAGGCCGCAGCCCTGAAATCCTGA